The Microplitis mediator isolate UGA2020A chromosome 8, iyMicMedi2.1, whole genome shotgun sequence genome has a window encoding:
- the LOC130673370 gene encoding olfactomedin-like protein 2A, with translation MFRRGRCFHRDRGDPASRGRQEAASTSIIRGRDEAASAAVVRGQQEAASEKEQSRLEFSRAGRRVVGPRQSVFGRLGPSVSGELPPYPSHTTEFRACRAPTTTTITATSTPTTTTTITSTTTTATTSVTRKSTTAAKTTTQPTVQTTTRKPPPSPKSFSALRTTPADDVLAAERKRKANQKRRELRKTKLLKLAMGEEPVRNPEAVQKLWLHTAGPEEFKKWEQEGRPKLRVASEPGTFPEE, from the coding sequence ATGTTTCGGCGGGGACGATGTTTCCATCGAGACCGGGGGGATCCCGCCTCGAGGGGCCGGCAGGAAGCCGCCTCAACATCCATCATAAGAGGCCGGGATGAAGCCGCCTCAGCAGCTGTCGTGAGAGGCCAGCAGGAAGCCGCTTCGGAGAAAGAACAGAGCCGTTTGGAATTTAGTCGAGCTGGCCGTCGTGTAGTAGGCCCACGCCAATCGGTCTTTGGCCGTCTAGGTCCAAGCGTGAGCGGGGAATTACCACCCTATCCCAGTCACACGACGGAATTCCGAGCCTGCAGAGCTCCAACAACAACAACGATAACGGCAACTTCCACTccaacaacaacaacgacaATTACAAGCACCACAACAACGGCTACTACATCAGTGACCAGAAAGTCCACCACAGCAGCAAAAACAACAACTCAACCTACAGTGCAGACTACCACCAGGAAACCACCACCAAGTCCTAAATCTTTTTCTGCGCTACGAACAACTCCAGCGGACGATGTCCTAGCGGCTGAACGTAAAAGGAAGGCAAATCAAAAACGTAGAGAGCTGCGGAAGACCAAGCTGTTAAAATTGGCCATGGGGGAAGAACCAGTGAGGAATCCTGAAGCCGTACAGAAGCTTTGGCTCCATACAGCAGGGCCTGAGGAGTTTAAGAAGTGGGAACAGGAAGGACGGCCGAAGTTGAGGGTGGCCAGTGAACCCGGGACGTTCCCTGAGGAATAA